The following DNA comes from Cygnus olor isolate bCygOlo1 chromosome 15, bCygOlo1.pri.v2, whole genome shotgun sequence.
tccctgggtgGTGAGGAGTGCTCCAGCCCTCACAGTTCTTTGCCCTCTAAGCTCCAACTCCTTTATCTTCCTCTGCCCTCATTACCCTGGGTGCTGGCCTtggccctgctctgtgctgcaccCCTGGGCCCGGTCCCTGCCCTGGGGTGTGAGTGCTCTGCACTGTGTTCTCCTggaggggagctgggcagggagaaCCTGGCATCTAGGGGCTTTCTACTGCGGGCTACTTCTGTGCTGAAATAAACCCTGTTTGTACTTTTACGTGGTGGCGCCTGGCTCttgcttccctccttccctggccctgctgcctgggCTCAGCGCAAGGCGTTGGGCTCGGGGGAGCCCTCAGGAGCTGAGACCCTGGGGttggtgctggggggcacgAGCAGCGCTCCCCCTGCATGTGccatggggtgggggggtgctGTATGAGGGCGAGTGCTGGGAGCCAGAGGTCCCTGGCAGGCCTGGGCTGTTCAAGGTTGCCCCTTCCTGGGTGCTTTTCCCTTTCAAGCCTGACAAAGAGCCACCACAAAGACGGGGATGCCTCCGCCGGGCCCTGGTAACAGCGCCGGGCTCCGGCGGCAGCCAGGAGGCCACAGGGAAGGGCTGGCTGTGCCGGGGTGCGGCCCTGTCCTCCCGCCTGGGTCTGACACCCAGCAGTGCGGTGGTAGCgggtccctgctgcctgggcagGCATCGGGTTCCCTGGATGGCAGCCGGGCACTTTATGAGGCCCTGTGCTGCCCTTTGCCCCAGCGCAGCTGAGATAAGGGGATGGGATCCACTGAGTTGGGCCCGCAGAGCAAACATGGGCTGTTGGCTCCTCCAGCCACCGcgcttccctcctcctgctcctggagggctgcagagccctTTGTCACCAGAGGCAGGGATGCCCCTGTTGCAGCGGCGGATGGCGAAGGACACCGTGCGCACTCGTGCCTAGCAGGAGTCGTTTATTCACTCGTCCCATCGCCAGCTCCAACCCAGTggctccagctgccccagcGCTGGCACCGGGGCTGCGGTTTGATCATTAACTGGGTGGCAAGTGGCAGGGCCAGGGCCCCCGGGCCGTGGTGGGGTCAGAGCCCGACAAAGGGCTCAGCATCCAGCCCCAGGCGGCCCGGCTCAGGAAGCAGCTCCCGCCCAGCGCCCGGCAGCTCCGGCCCCGGCTCCACCGTCCAGTTGGCCAGGAGGTCGCTGAAGTCGGGGGTGCCGGCGTGGAGGAGGCCGGCAGGGCCGGGGCCTGGCTCCCTCCAGAAGGAAGGTGGCAGCTTCCTCCTGTGCATGGGGGTGATGTGGCCGTATTTCCTCTCCAGCCGCTGCGTCTTGCCACCGGCCCCCCGGGGTGGCAGGCACCGGTGCACGCCGTACTCAAAGAGCTCGGCCAGCGGCCCCAGCCTGTGCgtggccccggggccgccccgtgCCATCACTGCctcgggctggggctggctgccccGTGCTGCACACGGCAGGTTGGCGGCGCCTGGCTCGCGGGCGGCGCACCGGGGCGAGCTGCAGTCCTCGGGTGTGCCGCGGCCGCCGGCGGGCTCCTCCTGGCCCCGCCGCCCAAAGTACCGCTGGATGTCACAGCTGATGAGCTCCGAAAACCGGAGGAGCCGCAGGGTGGTCTCAGCAGCGTTTGGGCCGGCCAGCTCCAGCCcgctgcagctggtgctgtcctctgctgcctcctcttcatcttcctcttcctcctcttcgtcatcttcttcctcctcctcctcagagaGGTCGGGGAAGTCGGGTTCGGGGCgtgtgggcagcagcaggccgTGTGGGAAGGGCGAGGGCAGCCGCAGCCCGGCCAGGGGCCGGATGACACCCGTGGCCATGTCAGCGCGCAGGGGCAGCCCGGGGCCTGGACTCACCCTGCGGGGCAGGGACGGCGGGGTGAGGGCGGCACGCACCCCGGGGTCTCCGCGTCCTGGTGCCCCACAGCAGCGCTCGGCCCtgaggtggcagcaggggggTGCTGCGTGGTGCGGTGCCACGGCCAGCgtggggcagcggggctgccgATCTATGGGATGGGGCAACTGAAAACATCCCCCTGAGCCCTGGGATGCATGGCAGCAGGGTTGTCACCGCTGATCCATAGGATGTGGGGAAGCACAGACATCCCCccaagctgcagagcagggttTACatccgcccgccccccccccccccaaaggtGTGAGGCAGCAGGATGTTCCCTGTCGCCCCAGGGCAGTGTGGAGGTGGATGAGGCCCTGGGAACAGCACCCTGCCACCATGGGTTGCACACCTGGGATGCTGAGCCCCTTCCCTATGCAATGGTCCTACGGGATTCCCTGTGACAGGGCAAACCTCCCCGCACTGCCCTGGCTGTCTCTGACCGCAGCTGGGTCTTGCTGAGCCGCACGAGGACCCCTCTGTATTCAGAGATCTGTTccctggggtccccagccctggctcgCTGTGGGGCATTCTCAGCCACATGCGTGGGAGTGCCATCACCCAGCTCCAAAAGGCTCTCGGGGCAGCAGTGCCTCTGGGGACAAATCCCGATGCCGCCTGGCCAAGCCGGCCAAGCCTGGGACAGCATCACTGCTGTCCCTGTGCATCCCTCTGCACGCTGTCCCCTCCATGGGGCCTCCAGTCCCCTCCGTGGGGCCAGCGGGCAGGCAGCGTCGGGGCTCAGCTCCCGGGGCGCCGCACAGCGCAGCAGGGACGCTCGCCTCTGGGCTGTGGGGAGTGGCAGTGGGGCAGCCACGCTGCCAGAGCCAGCCTGCCCCGGTGCCACCCGTGGCTGGAGAAATGCCCCGGTGCAGGAGGGCATCGCCCGGGGCCACGGCTCCTCCGGTGCCTCAGCTCAGCTCGGCACTCACCTTGGTGCTGCTGCCCGGCCATGCATAGGCTCCTGCGCCGCTCCCCCTCGCTGTCCCTCCACCTGGGCCTGAAGTATTTATAGCGGAGCAGCGAGCTGACGGCTGGCAAATATTTGGTAGCTGTATTGTAATAGTAGACTCGGTAAACAGAGCTGGGGTTTGCTTTAGCACCCAGCAACGGGAGAGCGGCGCGGGGAGGGACGTGGGGACGGAAGGCAGGGCTCACCTTAATGGTTCACTAGCCAGGGGATTTTCAAGTGTTGTTCCTGTAGATTCACCTATTAAATcggcagccccagctgccaaACTGCCTGCACACTTGTACCGAGGGCTCTTATCTCTCTGCTGATTGGAGGCGAAATCAAGCTTTGTCAAATAGGcgtaaaattaaatttcatgctATTTTGACTCCTGGAGTAGGGATCTTCTGAAGAACACACTGCTTATCGAGCAATGCCTGTGCAAACAGGCACTGCGGCTGTGGCGGGCCAAACCTCCTGGCTGGAGCCTTTGCAGGGGTCCCgcggtgctgggtgctgctcagCCCCCCGCACAGCTCCGGGCCCCCTATCTCCAACCTTGTGCtcccctgcagaccccaaggcGGTTGTGGGGCTCAGTTATGAGTCCCAGGGTGggtttttgaatattttgaggTGGCAGGACACGGCCCCAGCGGCATGGCTGGCGGGAGAGGCACTTTGGGGTGGAGTGGTGGGGCTGGGTGCCCCAAGGCGGGTGGCCCTTGTCAGTCAGTGCTGGATGCAGAGATGGGGACGTGCTTGTGggaagcagctggggcagcccccgggcaggGACAGCACCCAGGATGGCAGCACTGTCACCGCAGACAGGGTGCTGGGATGCCCCATGCCTCCTGCGTGGCTGCGTTGGTCCGTGCAGGCTGTGAGCATGATAGAGGACCAGCTGGTGACAACAGAGCAGCTTGAGGTGGCTGTGGCCCAGCTGTGCCATTTCTGTTCTGGCACTAGGACGTGCTCTGGTGTGGCCATCTGGGGGGACACAGAGCACAGTCAGGGGACGGGGGACAGCTCTGGGACAAAGGATGGCCATGGGACAAAGGACAGATGGGGAACCTGGGTGGCTGGGGGTGCAGGTTGGGTGGGGACACAGGATGGTCAGGGGACACAGAACAACCCACGTGTGACAGCTGGAGGATACACAGGGGATGGCTGGCAGCCTGACACAGAgcccagccccccagcaccctgctgcagcccttgctGGGGGATCTCAGCGGGGTTGCAGATGCACTTTGGCTTTGGGGACAGCCAGCCCCTCCTCCAGAACTGTCCTGCCCTCTGTTCGTGGGGCTGATGGTGGCTCCCAGTCTGCTCCCACAgagctgtccctgtcccctggggcTGAGCTGTCCCCCAGCACTGAGAcgggccccccagccccttgcacGGCACAGCACCGCTGCTGAGGACAGTGCCACCCTGGGCACGGCTGTCACCCACCGGTCCCCCACTGTCTGCAGCCCCAGGTGCCCCTTCCCTGGGGCCGACAGCCCTGGGGCACCTTGCAGGGACTGAGCTGTGGCACTGCCACCGTCACCAGCCGGGCCCCGCAGCGCTCCTGTCCCCTCTCCAAACGCTCACgctggcagccccggggggacCAGCAGCCATTCCACCCGGGCACCGCTGGGCAAACAGGGCCAGCGGGAGCTGATAAGCCCCGGGCACCTTCGATCTGCTGCCTGACGTCACCCGCTGCCACCGCTGCCTGCCTGGCGCGGCCTGGCACGGCTTGGCACAGCCCAGGATGGTTTGGTATGGGATAGCCTGGAACAGTGTGGTACGGGATAGCCTGGAGCAGTTTGGCACGGGATAGCCTGTAACAGTTCCGTACGGCATGGCCTGGAACAGTTTGGTAGGGGATGGCCTGGAACAGTTTGGCATGGCACATCCCAGGACGGTTTGTCATGGCCT
Coding sequences within:
- the PERCC1 gene encoding protein PERCC1 — its product is MATGVIRPLAGLRLPSPFPHGLLLPTRPEPDFPDLSEEEEEEDDEEEEEEDEEEAAEDSTSCSGLELAGPNAAETTLRLLRFSELISCDIQRYFGRRGQEEPAGGRGTPEDCSSPRCAAREPGAANLPCAARGSQPQPEAVMARGGPGATHRLGPLAELFEYGVHRCLPPRGAGGKTQRLERKYGHITPMHRRKLPPSFWREPGPGPAGLLHAGTPDFSDLLANWTVEPGPELPGAGRELLPEPGRLGLDAEPFVGL